The Panthera uncia isolate 11264 chromosome B3 unlocalized genomic scaffold, Puncia_PCG_1.0 HiC_scaffold_1, whole genome shotgun sequence genome segment ATCCAGGGGACAAACAGAATAGGGAAGATAATATTAGGACAGAgagtgattgggggaggggcagagagaaagggagacacagaatctgaagcaggctccaggctctgagctgtcagcacagagcccaacgcagggctcgaactcaccaaccgtgagatcatgacctgagccgaagttggatgcttaatggaccgggccacccaggtgccccctggcagGTCATCTTACTCAAGTACAGTGAATAACCTCAATTATGCTCTTATATTGGCATGAATACTGTCATTCTCTGTGCTTTTCTGAGAAGTCCAGCTATGTACCTCTCCCTAGAATTCCATGCTAATGATTTTATAAGCTCATTTCTTAGTTTCTCAAAAAGCCAAATAATTAGGCCTGCcacaaaatggcaagatttgtgCCATAATCTATTGTTTCCTTCCAAGGGAAGCATATAACTAAAGGTATTCCTTGAAGTTCTTTCTATTATAAGGGTTTTCCTTTACCACTATCCTTCAAGGCAATCTCTGAGTagtttaaatctttatttatttttgagagagagagagagagacagagtgtgagtgggggaggagcagagagagagggagacacggaatccgaagcaggctccagactctgagctgtcagcacagagcctgacgcggggctcgaactcacaaactgtgagatcatggcctgagccaaagtcagacgcttaactgactgagccacccaggtgcccccaatctcTGAGTAGTTTAATGCAATGGCCGTTTACTTACAGCTGATGCTAATACAACGTGCATAACTATTCATAAACCAGTCTGTTTCTTCTCATCCATTGTTAATTGGTCATAGAGAATTTCCAATATCCAAAGAGAAATATGGTGAAAAGAATAGGAGAATCTGGGAGTCTGAGCTTCCTGCTCAGGCCTCAAAAGGCTACTTGTGCCTTCCAGACTGTCTATCAAGCTTTTTCTTGCTCCAGACACAACTCAAATTTTCCCAATATATAGACTGAAGCAACATGTTCAAATATGGTATATGTTTCCtccaaaatgtaaagaaattcacCAAGGATTGGGCTTCTTTCTCTGGTGGGTATCAGAAGGTGAAGATACTCTAGAAGAGATATTCTGGTATACTCCAAACCACTTGGAGATATCACTGATGTTGAAGGTCCCTgaaattttgatgtatttttctcatcatttgaCATACATGTGTCTTACAAAAACATCTAGGGTACCTACTACTTGTAGTTCACAAAGTCTAATTACCATGATGTCATTAGAGTCATGGACAAACATAGTATTCCATATATACTGAAACCATCAGCTACCTTCTCTGACACGTATCTGAGAAGGATCAGGAAAATTATGTCAAAATTTAGGTTCCCGGGGAAACAGATGTTGAGATAAAGATCAACACACAGGAAGCTTTTTAGGGAATGCTATTAGCATGAGTTAATTCCATTTGAAAGTAGGGAATTAAGGGGCACCTTGgaggctctgtcagttaagcatccaactcttggttttgactcagggcatgctctcacagttcgtgagttgaagccccgtgtgggctctgcgctggtggcctgcacagagcctgcttgggattctctctctctccctctctctgcccctgcccctctctctctcattctctctctctctcaaaataaataaaccttaaaaagaaaagaaagtagggaATTGAGCAGTAGGTGGCAGAGGGAAAATGTGCCAAACTTGTGGGAGCTCTGTACCTGGGATGAGATTCCAGAATTGTCCCAAGTAGACTGTTAATCAATCATTAAATGCAAACTAACCCAGAAAAGTGAGCATGTTCACAGGTATGTCAGCTCTCTTTAGTCAAGGGAATTCCCAAAAAAGGGCAAATGGATGCAAGACGTCAGATAACGTCTTCCCCAACAGTGGGGAATAAATATTTCTGTCCTGAATAAATCTTTCTGTCCTGAAGGAAGGGATCTGGGTAGCAGGTCATAACACATGTGACATCCACCCCTAGGTCACTTGCATCTCCTTGATTCATTTCAGTTCTAGACACAGCTCCTTCAGAACTTTGCTGAACTTCTTATCCTGCAGTCACTTGAGAGGAAACTTAAGGAGATGAATTGTAACACCTGCTCCTGAAGTGAGTCATGAGCCCACAACTGGTACTCCTATCCCTCCTCTGCTATGTAGTCTAGAGTTCTTGGTTAGCAACTCTGCTGGCCTAAATGCCTCTTCTGATAAGGTGACCTAAGTCTTTATGCATAAACGTTCCAAAACCCTGTTTATTGTGTTCTTCTCAGGCTATGAATGTTGCATTTGTCTATTTACCATTAAAATTGGTTGAGGGAGTTCTAAAAGGCACCCATATGAATCACCTGGTGCCAAACTGTATCCTTCCTACTCTCACGTATAACAGCAGCCTTACTTCTTCCTAAAGATCAATTACCCCTGCCAAGGTAGTGATTCCTCTTCTTGTCTGTTTATTCTTGGTGCAAAAAGCCTGAATTTCCTGGGCAATAGCCACAAACCAAACTTTAATGGAACTCTTTTGTTGTGTCTCTGATGGAAGTGTTTCGTCTTGTTATAGAAACCAGGACTTCTAGACACATAGTGCCCAGAGTTCCAAGATGGGAAGCTCAAATTTCCCAATCGTATCATGTATGCTGCCTAATGGGGACACAACActcaataataattatttattgtatgTGTAGTATATATCTCAAAATATCAAGTCCATGCTGGTACATCAGCTGTACCTGCAGTAAGCCATTCCAGTTCCTCTATTAGACCAGCAGATTCTGGTTGGTACAGTTTGATGGGACTAATAGATCCAACGTTCATGTGCCAATTCCCGCACCTGCTTTTCTTTAACGTGGATCCTTGCTTGGTATAATGTGATAATTTGTGTTATAATATGTCTATATTTCAATTACACTGTAATCCTTAGGGGAGATAGTTTGTCCAGAGCTATAAAGAATTGTGTTGTGATTATTTCAATTGATACTTGCTATAAActtcacatcttttcttttttcactacCAATTTTTCTAATACTACAGGGTACGCCAAATAGGATTGTCTAAGTACAGGGTTATTTGCATAAAGTCTGGaatgccacaaaaaaaaaaaacttttccagaTCTTTACCCTTTCACATCTTTTAATATATAAGTTTGAGTGCTATTCCTGTTGTTGAATGTTTCCTCCAGAAATAGGAGAAATCTACCAGACATTGTGCTTCCTTATTAGTAATAGAGGGTACAAGATTCAATAGTTTTCCTTTACTTTGAGAGGATCTCCAGACATGCTCAGACCATTAAACTCCTAGTTTTTTTCAAACTTGATTGAGGATAATTGACAAACAAAACTgtctatatttaaagtttataatgTGATGACCTAATACCTACATGTATTGTGCAATGATTGCCAAGTTAACACATCCACCACCTCACATAGGTAACTctcgggtgtgtgtgtgtgtctctgtgtctttgtgtcaTAAAAATGCTTTAGATCtacttttagcaactttcaagtacacaataccatattattaactatagtcaccacacTGTACATTAGATCTTATGAACCTATTTTcctataactgaaagtttataccctttgacctATATCTCCCCATTTCCACCTCCCCCAAACTTCTtgaaaccaccattctattctctgtgtCTGTAAAATCAGattctttttgtaaaagaaattatcccacatataagtgataatgtacattatttgtctttctctatctggctTTTATCAGTTAGAATAATGCCCTCCAGGCTCATCGATGTTAtcgcaaatggcaggatttgcCTTTTATGGCTAAAGATTCCATTTGCGTATATACCCCATTTTACTTATTCAACGTGCACTGAAAGaaatttacattgtttccatatCCTAGCTACTGTAATAATGCTAAAGTGAAGACGGGTATGCAGATACctcttcaagatactgatttcatttcctttcaataTCCAcgcagaagcagaattgctggatcatgtggtagttctgtATTCAGTTTTTTGATGAACCATCATATTGTTCTTTGTAAACTTTCATAATGCTCACTATAAATGAGCAGCTGTACCAATTTGCTTGTCATCAGAAGTGCagaagggttcccttttctccacgtccttgctagcatttgtctctttttttgtaatagccataataacaggtgtgaagtgatatctcattgtggttttgatgtgcatttccctgatgattagtgagggtgagcaccttttcatacACATGTTGTacatttatatgtctttttttggggaaaaatgtcttttcaggtcctatacccttttttaaattggattaatTACTTTTTGCTATTACTTATATGACTTTCTCATTATTTTGTATaataaccccttatcaaatatatgatttgcaagcattttctgccattctgtaagttgccttttcaatttattgtttcctttgctgtgcagaagctctttagatttgtttcttctcaatcatttattttagcttttgttgcctgtgtatTTGGTGTCTTAcccaagaaattattgccaagaccagtgtcaaAGACCATttgccctgtgttttcttctacatTTGAGTCTTTGATCCATATCTTgaaatcctaaaattttaatgATGTGAAATTTCCTCATTCTTTACACAACTTATTCTCTCCCTTGACAACACATACATATTACCAATGGATGAATGTACTTGCCATTTCCTCCTTATCTGGTTTGATGGCATGATGTCATTAATATAATAGACAATTATGATGACATATAAAATATCCAGTTGGCCTGGATCTCTTCAACTATAAGATAAAGGGTAAAACTGTAAATATATACTTATGTCCATTTCATAAAAATGCTGTTTCTAATCTCCTTTCTGAaagatatggggaaaaaaaatggacgAGATCAATGATCACATATCATATGGCCAAGGCTGTGTTAATCTGCTCTTGCAAAGTTACCACCCTTGGTAAAGCAACTGCAGTTAGGTCTGTTACAAGGGTGAGTTTACAATAGTCCATTGTCATTTTTCAGGATCTGCCTGACTTTTGTAGGAGTCACAGTGGCGAATTAAATGGACAGAGGATGGGGATCACCATTCCAATATTGTTTGGGTATTTTATTGCCACCACTGTCCCTACAGAATATAATGTACTTTTTGAAATACTGTCTGGATGTGTGTATGTGACAGTCTCAGCGCCTCACCCTCTACGATAGCTGAAACCCACAGGGCACGGAAACAGTGTGGGGGTTGTAGCAACTACCAAGTACCTTCATTCAAATCATACATCAAGGAAGTGGTGCGGTGATCATGGGATGGGAGGGGGTATCATCTGGTGGACACACTATGCATTGCTCTAGACTAGGAGTCTGTATATAGTTAACTCCCACATGCCTTCATTCAAACAAAAGGGCCACAGTGACCCTTTAGGAATTTGAGTATGGTCATGGTAGAATCTAAGAAAAGACTTAGAAATGATAAGGAAGTGCTCAATGTTGATGACTATTTACcagtaaaaaaaaggaatacataagAGATATAAACCTCTTTCTTTAAATAGATCTATAGGAAATAACTGGAAGAGTAGAATTTGTTCAGAAATTCAAATGCAAAATTGATTTGAAAGTGATGGGCCAGTGACATGGCAACCAAGGACATAGTTTCTGGTGCCTGGCTCTCTGGTAATTTCTGTCCTGCTCCTGGGCCAATTGCAGTCACCCCTCATTTCTTGGGTTATAGCTAGGGCACCAGGAGGATCAGAAGCAGTGATGTTGGTAATTCAGTCTAGCTTTAACTTCTACCATTCTAACATAGAATTAGCAATTTTATACACTGCCAGATAGAGGAGCCTGATAAGGACACCAAGGAAgcagaaaatggagaaataagaATCAAACaaagtagaaacaaagaaaattgaaattgaGACTTAAAATCGTAAGcagaaggaagataaaataaatctTGGTTATTCAATTATGTGGCATGCTCCTAACCATGTAGGTGACAAAGCACATATGATTTGGTTTTTGACACTTTGATGTATAGACTATCAAAGAATAACATCGCTTCTAAATTAATGGTGAAATCGATATCATAGTATCATAGATAGTACTTTTCTAGGCATATAACATCTTAAGTGTTGAGTATTTTCCTGAAattgtaaaatgtcttttctaCAACCAGCATGAGGGAGAATCTATGATTTCATATCTTCATAGCCAGCAGTTCACAAGATCGTCCGGTAATGCACAACATGACTGCACAATCTCCTCATTGCCGCTTTCATCTCTTTGTTCCTGAATGTATAGATGACTGGATTCAGAAAAGGAGTGATAAATGCATCAAAAATAGCAAGATACTTATCCAGGTTGGATGTGGGAGAAGGCCATGTGTAGAAAAACATCAGTGGCCCAAAGAACAAAACTACCACAGTGATATGAGCTGACAGTGTAGAGATAGCCTTGGATGAGCCACCAGAGGAATGTTTCcaaacagtaaacaaaatgaagatgTATGAAATGACCAGCACGATAAAGGAGCCCACAGAAATGAGCCCACTATTCACAGTAACCATGAACTCCAGTTCTTGGGTGTTTGTGCAGGCAAGTCTGAGGAGCCGGGGAAGGTCACAATAAAAACTGTCCAACACGTTAGGGCCACAAAAAGGCAAGTCTACCACAAAAACTACTTGaatcaatgaatggatgaagCCAATGACCCAGGAAGTGACTACAAAGTATAGACACATCCTGGGACTCATGACGGTCAAGTAGTGCAGAGGCTTACATATGGCCACATATCTGTCGAAGGCCATGGCTATAAGCAGCACCATCTCAGTGCCCCCGACAGCATGGCTAAAGAAGATCTGGGTAAAGCATCCACAGAAAGAGATGGATTTGCGCTTCTTGAAAATATCACAAATCATTTTAGGGGCTATGATTGAGCAAAACAACATATCAATGACTGAGAGGTTAGCCAGGAGGAAATACATAGGGAAGTGCAAATGAGCATCCAAGGTTACAGTGAACACAATGACAAGGTTTCCCATCATGCTTGCCAAgtagaacaaaaaagagaaaacagaaaggagaagttGGATCTCCCATGAATTAGTGAGTCCCAGGAGCACAAACTCTGATACTGTCGACTGATTCCTTCTATCCATTGCCTCAGATACCAGGATCAGTTTTCATGTTacctaaaggaagaaagaaaataaaaaacaattgcCTAGCCAAGTATTAGTGTTTACATAAGGAAGCCTACAGTCCATAAAAACAGTTATCCTATTAGCAGTTCACACAGCCAAATAAGCTTCATCTGATTTATATTGGTCTTCTACTTGGAGGAGGCAAGAGGTGCCCAATGCCAGTGTGGATCCAAAACTGCTACAACTAAATGAATTCCACCTCTGGACCTGTTTCCcttctggtttctggtttctTCTACTCTCACTCTTATTATTTCTTCCTGCCCTGCATTCTACCTCAGTAACATACAGGGTCAACTTCAAATACTTTTGACTATGATTTCTTATAAATGGATAGGATTTCAGCCACTCATGTGAGCCACCTAACAATTCCTCATGCACAGCAAAGAACTTTCAAAGTCTCTGTTATTCCTGTTGCTTAATTAgactttaaacattttccttctttccactttCAAAATTTCTCATTCTGTTCTCTAATGTCCCAATTTTCAGTGTCCCAGCTCAAATATCCCTCCCTGTGAAATCTTCCAAACCTGCCTAAGTCTCTCTACTCTGTACTGTTATCATTTATTTCACTCTATCTCTCATGATTATATCCATTTCCATCTCTCAAGTTAACCAGTGTAGTCTCTTGGGTACAGGAATAATTTTAGTTCATATGGGTATCCCCTACCTCCATTAAAAACaccagaggaggggcgcctgggtggcgcagtcggttaagcgtccgacttcagccaggtcacgatctcgcggtccgtgagttcgagccccgcgtcaggctctgggctgatggctcggagcctggagcctgtttccgattctgtgtctccctctctctctgcccctcccccgttcatgctctgtctctgtccccaaaaaaataaataaataaaaaaacgttgaaaaaaaaaaattaaaaaaaaaaaaaaaaaacaccagaggTAACTAACACAAGTAGTTATTTAATGAGTGCATCACACTGAttgaatgaagggaaaaaattaaaggcaGTAAAGAATGACCCTGGAGTCAAGAGAGTCCATCATAATTCACTAAAGTTCatattaatagtatattttatggTACAAGTCAGGAGTTATCACAGGATCCCAAGTTTCATTCACACAGTTGTCTAACtacacaaaataattatttcagaaaagaatTCTATCATCAAGTGAAATATGGGATctcaattattaatttaaaatagttgatagaggggcacctaggtggctcaatacgttaagcatccaacttcagcttaggtcatgatcctcacagttcgtgagttcgagccccgtgtcaggatctgtgcttacagctcagagcctggagtctgcttcagattctctctctctctctctctctctctctctctctctccacccctctccacccctctcctgcttgtgctttgtctctctctgcctctcaaaaataaataaatgtcaaaaaaaatgtaaatagttgaTAGAAGTTCTTTGATATGTTTCAActggaaaaaatcattttatcttttaatgataCTCACTTTgagaaaaaattttcaatttttaacataATACATGTAATGACCTGAGGCAAATAATCTCCTCTGGTAGTAGACACACAAACAGAAATAGAGAtgtgggcacctggatggctcagtaggttcggtatctgacttgggctcaggtcatgatctcatggttcctgagttcgggcccctcatcaaactctgcactgacattgtggaaccagcctgagattctctctgtctccctctctctctgtccctgccccattTGCATGTgcatgctccttctctctttctcaaaatgaataaactttaaaaaaaagaaagaaagaaagaaagaaagaaagaaagaaagaaagaaagaaaNNNNNNNNNNaaagaaagaaagaaagaaagaaagaaagaaagaaagaaagaaagaaagaaatagagatggggcacctgggtggctcagtcagttgggtgtccagcttcaactcaggtcatggtctcacagcttgtgggttcaagcctgcatcgggctgtgtgctaacagctcagaacctagagcctgcttcagattctgtgtccctctctcactctgcccctcccacactcatgctctgtctctgtctgtctgtttgtctgtctctgtctctttctcataaataaaaaacactaaataaagtaaaaaacaaaaaatttaaaaaaaagaaatagagatacaTCCTCGTTGAATACCCAAAGATAAGAACTCTGCCACATAAAAgcagtctcttttcttttcaaaatacatcTGGAATGGATAAAAGAATAACAGGAAAAGAACTGGGTGAAAACAGCCAGCCAAAATATGGGTCTTCAATGAGAGAGGGTCATAACTGAGTTATAGAGATAAAGGGCAGGAAAAGAACTAAGGGACAATAGCAAGATCGGAGCATGGAAACGTAAGAGACaattacagttctttttttttttcaatatatgaaatttattgtcaaattggtttccatacaacacccagtgctcatcccaaaaggtgccctactcaatacccatcacccaccctcccctccctccctcag includes the following:
- the LOC125909014 gene encoding olfactory receptor 4F15 — translated: MDRRNQSTVSEFVLLGLTNSWEIQLLLSVFSFLFYLASMMGNLVIVFTVTLDAHLHFPMYFLLANLSVIDMLFCSIIAPKMICDIFKKRKSISFCGCFTQIFFSHAVGGTEMVLLIAMAFDRYVAICKPLHYLTVMSPRMCLYFVVTSWVIGFIHSLIQVVFVVDLPFCGPNVLDSFYCDLPRLLRLACTNTQELEFMVTVNSGLISVGSFIVLVISYIFILFTVWKHSSGGSSKAISTLSAHITVVVLFFGPLMFFYTWPSPTSNLDKYLAIFDAFITPFLNPVIYTFRNKEMKAAMRRLCSHVVHYRTIL